In Neorhodopirellula lusitana, the following are encoded in one genomic region:
- a CDS encoding lipase family alpha/beta hydrolase — MNTFPQLLYRSLVTVLVFCVWAMLAVPSQAQSPGIGAPTDPVPMSSDAAPLAVSPPSTDLLVESSSLIEITVPADEGRVRWSEVAYVVSKKLTLDRDSVASMLPAGELDLNSPLVSLLLLGINAASQDKIVFERVGYADGSQALCIRCRRDHIEQLAAPEKVRRCAFDGDSDLTRRAESLPIVIGLHGYQGETGTWDGFRDFVRELGYPTATVSYDYDQPIARSAKQVAACVQTALLGKGGGRCRVVLVGHSMGGLVAREWTENPRLPNQSIAALITLGSPHGGSSWATMPPMAELFTGNDFDSQDLTNLLLHQPSSAGLLDMVPDSDFLNQLNARNRRPDVAYTAIVGTACPFDQDNVVAIRCALQALDQEGSVVRLIRPRIQPLLDSFDELSPGKGDGMVACANAMMPGCDDTVLLPVSHLEMVRAFSDESAGHPTATEAVWQAVVDRLQRLPASVVR, encoded by the coding sequence ATGAATACATTCCCCCAATTGCTGTACCGCAGCCTCGTCACTGTTCTTGTGTTTTGTGTGTGGGCGATGCTGGCGGTCCCGTCGCAGGCTCAGTCGCCGGGAATCGGGGCGCCGACCGATCCAGTTCCAATGTCTTCGGACGCTGCGCCGCTCGCGGTCTCGCCGCCTTCCACGGATCTACTTGTTGAATCATCATCGCTGATTGAAATCACCGTGCCGGCGGATGAAGGCCGGGTGCGGTGGAGTGAGGTAGCCTACGTAGTTTCCAAGAAGCTGACCTTGGATCGTGATTCCGTCGCCAGCATGCTGCCCGCCGGTGAGTTGGACCTGAATAGTCCGTTGGTGAGTTTGTTGCTGCTTGGAATCAATGCAGCCTCGCAAGACAAGATTGTGTTCGAGCGAGTTGGTTACGCGGATGGAAGCCAGGCGTTGTGCATCCGCTGCCGGCGTGATCACATCGAGCAACTTGCTGCGCCGGAGAAAGTGCGGCGGTGTGCTTTTGATGGGGATTCGGATCTGACGCGGCGGGCTGAGTCGTTGCCGATCGTGATCGGCCTGCATGGGTATCAAGGGGAAACGGGCACCTGGGATGGCTTCCGAGATTTCGTGCGCGAATTGGGCTACCCCACCGCCACGGTTTCGTATGACTATGACCAGCCAATCGCTCGATCGGCCAAGCAGGTTGCGGCTTGCGTGCAGACGGCGCTTTTGGGAAAGGGTGGTGGTCGTTGCCGGGTTGTTTTGGTGGGGCATTCCATGGGCGGTTTGGTGGCTCGGGAATGGACCGAAAATCCTCGCCTTCCCAATCAGTCGATCGCGGCACTGATCACGTTGGGGTCACCGCATGGTGGTTCGAGTTGGGCGACGATGCCGCCGATGGCTGAACTGTTCACAGGCAACGATTTTGACTCACAAGATTTGACCAACCTGTTGCTGCATCAGCCTTCATCGGCCGGCTTGCTGGACATGGTTCCTGATTCGGATTTTTTGAACCAGCTTAACGCTCGCAATCGTCGGCCCGATGTCGCCTACACCGCGATTGTCGGAACGGCTTGCCCGTTTGATCAGGACAACGTCGTGGCGATTCGATGTGCGCTGCAAGCACTGGACCAGGAAGGCTCGGTCGTGCGATTGATCCGGCCACGAATTCAGCCACTGTTGGACAGCTTTGATGAGCTTTCACCCGGAAAAGGTGACGGGATGGTTGCCTGTGCCAACGCCATGATGCCAGGTTGTGACGACACTGTGTTGCTGCCTGTATCTCACCTGGAAATGGTGCGAGCTTTCAGCGACGAATCTGCCGGCCATCCAACCGCGACGGAGGCCGTCTGGCAAGCGGTCGTGGATCGGTTGCAGCGTTTGCCGGCATCCGTTGTGCGTTGA
- a CDS encoding YidH family protein has protein sequence MIKADEMNQPDLPRPSDAASTARSEASGAVVPDRRNELALIRTDLANERTLLAYVRTSLMMAGTGGTLVKFFGDSKDLLVLGFALIACGAALFLVGLSRCRQQSLRIRNRN, from the coding sequence GTGATCAAGGCAGATGAAATGAACCAGCCGGATTTGCCTCGCCCTAGCGACGCCGCGAGCACCGCTCGTAGCGAGGCGTCCGGTGCGGTGGTGCCTGATCGTCGAAACGAATTGGCGTTGATTCGTACCGATCTTGCCAATGAGCGAACTCTGCTGGCGTACGTCCGCACGAGTTTGATGATGGCGGGAACCGGCGGCACGCTGGTGAAGTTCTTCGGCGATTCGAAAGACTTGCTGGTTTTGGGGTTCGCCTTGATCGCATGTGGGGCGGCGTTGTTCCTGGTCGGGCTTTCCCGATGCCGACAACAATCCTTGCGAATACGCAATCGCAACTAA
- the sthA gene encoding Si-specific NAD(P)(+) transhydrogenase, with amino-acid sequence MSAAAQPRPSEPKYDYDLFVIGTGPGGEGAAMQAAKGGMKVGVAERYRQIGGGCTHWGTIPSKALRYAVTSTMKSLKNPVMRELGFSVAPTMEQLNRGTQTIIGRQVSMRQSFYDRNGVPIHRGQCRFVDEHSVSIDHGEPITAANFVISTGSRPYRPPGVDFSHPRIFDSDTILTMPEKPTSITVYGAGVIGTEYASMFRNLGIKVNLINTRSKLLEFLDDEIIDALSYHLRDQGVIIRHDEQMERIEGKDDGVILHLKSGKMLKTDVFLWANGRQGNTDDLGLENIPVEANKRGQVVVDEHFQTCVPSIYAVGDVIGIPSLASAAYTQGRSAGMHLLGQADGNLRLNDIPTGIYTSPEISSVGKTERELTDQCVPYEVGQAQFRSLARAQITGETTGMLKLLFHRETKEILGVHCFGANASEIIHIGQAIMNQPGLQNTIEYFIETTFNYPTMAEAYRVAALNGINRLF; translated from the coding sequence ATTTCGGCGGCCGCGCAGCCCCGGCCCAGCGAGCCTAAGTATGACTACGATCTATTCGTGATCGGAACCGGCCCTGGGGGGGAAGGAGCGGCCATGCAGGCGGCCAAGGGCGGGATGAAGGTCGGCGTGGCCGAACGGTATCGTCAAATCGGCGGCGGTTGCACGCACTGGGGAACAATCCCCAGCAAGGCGTTGCGATACGCGGTGACCAGCACCATGAAATCCCTGAAGAATCCCGTCATGCGGGAACTCGGGTTTTCCGTTGCCCCCACCATGGAACAACTTAACCGTGGTACGCAAACGATCATCGGCCGCCAGGTATCGATGCGGCAGTCGTTTTATGATCGCAACGGCGTACCGATTCATCGCGGTCAGTGCCGTTTTGTGGACGAGCACTCCGTCAGCATCGATCACGGCGAGCCGATCACAGCCGCTAATTTTGTGATTTCGACCGGTTCGCGTCCGTATCGTCCACCAGGCGTGGATTTTTCACATCCGCGAATTTTCGACAGCGACACGATTCTGACGATGCCAGAAAAACCGACATCGATCACGGTGTACGGTGCCGGTGTGATCGGGACCGAATACGCCTCGATGTTTCGGAATCTGGGCATCAAGGTCAATCTGATCAACACACGCAGCAAGTTGCTCGAGTTCCTCGACGACGAGATCATTGACGCGTTGTCGTACCACCTGCGCGATCAGGGTGTCATCATTCGTCATGACGAACAGATGGAGCGAATCGAAGGTAAAGATGACGGCGTGATCTTGCACCTGAAGAGCGGCAAAATGCTGAAGACGGATGTTTTCCTCTGGGCGAATGGTCGCCAAGGGAACACCGACGATCTGGGGCTCGAAAACATTCCGGTCGAGGCGAACAAGCGTGGCCAGGTCGTCGTGGATGAGCATTTCCAGACCTGCGTGCCGAGCATTTATGCTGTTGGCGACGTGATCGGAATTCCGTCGTTGGCCAGTGCGGCTTACACCCAAGGTCGTTCGGCAGGCATGCACCTGCTCGGTCAAGCCGACGGCAATCTGCGGCTCAATGATATTCCAACGGGGATCTACACCAGTCCCGAAATCAGTAGCGTTGGAAAGACGGAACGCGAATTGACGGATCAATGCGTGCCCTACGAAGTAGGCCAAGCTCAGTTTCGTTCGCTCGCCCGGGCTCAAATCACCGGTGAAACAACCGGTATGTTGAAGCTTCTCTTCCACCGTGAAACGAAAGAGATCTTGGGTGTGCATTGCTTTGGTGCCAACGCTTCGGAGATCATTCACATTGGCCAAGCGATCATGAACCAACCCGGTTTGCAAAACACGATCGAGTACTTCATTGAGACCACGTTCAATTACCCAACGATGGCGGAAGCCTACCGGGTCGCGGCGCTCAATGGGATCAATCGGCTTTTTTAA
- a CDS encoding carbon-nitrogen hydrolase family protein produces the protein MNESDTFHLHPTQTACFTMLIASVQTDIQIADTAANVKTVIRTLETLGEQGVDLAVFPECMLSGYAFESRDEARQAALTEDSPEIQQIAEASRATGVALTVGLLMKEANGEKDDSGEPVNSLFNTALLIDGKQLIDGQPASHAIIGRYQKVHLPHLGVDQFVDRGTVPYQAWPLTLKSGEIARVGMAICYDISFPEPMRALGLAGADIIALGTNWPVAAFRTAEIVPPARSMENHLFFVAANRIGHERGFDFCGLSSICGPDGVELARAAGQEATVLRAEVNLADARNKRIERTTGKHVIDRFADRQPDFYQSIILPVQGNQPPQA, from the coding sequence TTGAATGAGTCAGATACCTTCCATTTGCATCCAACCCAGACGGCTTGTTTTACGATGTTGATCGCCAGCGTCCAGACCGACATTCAAATCGCTGACACCGCTGCGAATGTCAAGACCGTGATTCGAACCTTGGAAACCCTCGGTGAACAGGGCGTCGATTTAGCGGTCTTTCCTGAGTGCATGCTGTCAGGATACGCATTTGAGAGTCGAGACGAAGCCCGCCAGGCCGCCTTGACCGAAGATTCACCAGAGATTCAACAAATTGCCGAAGCCTCACGAGCGACCGGTGTGGCGTTAACCGTCGGCCTGTTGATGAAAGAAGCAAACGGCGAAAAAGACGATTCGGGCGAACCCGTCAACTCGCTGTTCAATACCGCCCTCCTGATCGATGGGAAGCAGCTGATTGATGGGCAACCCGCCAGTCATGCGATTATCGGCCGATACCAGAAAGTTCACCTGCCGCATCTGGGCGTGGACCAATTTGTCGACCGCGGCACGGTTCCCTACCAAGCCTGGCCACTGACCTTAAAAAGTGGCGAAATTGCGCGGGTTGGAATGGCGATCTGCTACGACATTTCGTTTCCCGAACCGATGCGTGCCCTCGGGCTTGCCGGAGCCGATATCATTGCCCTGGGAACGAACTGGCCGGTCGCGGCATTTCGTACCGCCGAGATCGTGCCGCCCGCCCGCAGCATGGAAAACCATCTGTTTTTCGTGGCCGCCAACCGAATCGGACACGAACGCGGTTTCGACTTTTGTGGTCTGAGTTCGATTTGCGGTCCCGATGGAGTCGAATTGGCCCGGGCCGCAGGCCAAGAAGCAACCGTCCTTCGTGCCGAAGTGAATCTTGCCGACGCACGCAACAAGCGAATTGAACGCACTACCGGCAAGCATGTCATCGACCGCTTTGCCGATCGCCAACCCGATTTCTATCAGTCCATTATTTTGCCTGTTCAAGGTAACCAGCCCCCACAAGCGTAA
- a CDS encoding rhodanese-like domain-containing protein — MTTTEPPPIEITVAGVHQLQQAGTPFVLLDVREQNEYDATRIVGSQLIPMSELGERIGELESHKDDHIVVHCHHGGRSLQVTHAMRQAGFTNVQNMAGGIDAWSLEIDSDVPRY; from the coding sequence ATGACTACGACTGAACCACCCCCAATCGAGATTACCGTCGCTGGCGTTCACCAACTGCAACAAGCGGGCACCCCGTTCGTGTTGTTGGACGTTCGCGAACAGAACGAATACGACGCGACACGGATTGTCGGATCCCAGCTAATCCCGATGAGTGAGCTGGGCGAACGCATTGGTGAACTGGAATCGCACAAAGACGATCACATTGTGGTCCATTGCCATCACGGTGGACGCAGCCTGCAGGTCACCCACGCGATGCGGCAAGCTGGCTTCACCAACGTGCAAAACATGGCCGGTGGAATCGACGCCTGGTCACTGGAAATCGATTCCGACGTTCCCCGGTATTAG
- a CDS encoding beta-ketoacyl-[acyl-carrier-protein] synthase family protein, with product MPASQPENSSTAPQSGTAAAIRPNASGVVITGLGVVSPLGNSPSELIERLRAGESGIRPFTQVPTSAFSVSNGAEAVSFTGHINDYGPLEKALQRTIRKGSKVMCREIEMGVAAAQLALHHAGFSPEVFDRDRTGVVYGCDYIMSCPEEYSAGIAACTTDGEFDFTKWGELGLPKVNPLWLLKYLPNMPASHIAIYNDLRGPNNSITLREASGGAAIAEAVSTIMRGHADALVVGATGSRIHTLRTLHASMQEKLAADCADPATMSRPFNTDRDGGVLGEGAGALICESREHAEARGATIFGEVIGYGTSATGPAAGDRPLQVAIANAILAAMRSAKTAGHGETPVGHIHAHGLGDVDLDRDEAEAINEIFGDVASQPPVTTAKGHIGNLGAGGGMVEIISSVQCLGGDLFPIRNLDQLASECSINAAQGNSVSAGDSFISVNVTPQGQSSAVWIRKA from the coding sequence ATGCCCGCCTCTCAACCCGAAAATTCATCCACCGCCCCCCAATCGGGAACCGCTGCGGCCATTCGGCCCAACGCTAGTGGCGTCGTCATCACTGGTTTAGGAGTGGTCAGCCCACTGGGGAACTCCCCCAGCGAACTGATCGAGCGACTGCGGGCTGGCGAGTCCGGCATTCGGCCATTCACCCAAGTGCCCACCAGCGCGTTTTCGGTCAGCAACGGAGCCGAAGCGGTCTCGTTCACTGGCCATATCAACGATTACGGCCCGTTGGAAAAAGCACTGCAGCGGACCATCCGCAAGGGCAGCAAAGTGATGTGCCGCGAAATCGAAATGGGTGTCGCGGCCGCTCAATTGGCACTGCACCACGCCGGCTTCAGCCCGGAAGTCTTCGACCGCGACCGCACCGGAGTCGTCTACGGATGCGACTACATCATGTCGTGCCCGGAAGAGTACTCCGCAGGCATCGCCGCCTGCACCACCGACGGTGAATTCGATTTCACGAAATGGGGCGAACTCGGACTGCCCAAGGTCAACCCACTGTGGTTGCTGAAATACCTCCCCAACATGCCTGCTTCGCACATCGCGATCTACAACGACTTACGCGGTCCCAACAATTCGATCACGCTTCGCGAAGCATCCGGCGGCGCCGCGATCGCCGAAGCGGTCTCGACGATCATGCGAGGCCACGCGGACGCGCTAGTCGTTGGTGCCACCGGATCACGTATCCACACACTGCGAACGCTGCACGCATCCATGCAAGAAAAACTGGCCGCTGACTGTGCGGATCCAGCCACAATGTCGCGGCCGTTCAACACCGATCGCGATGGCGGCGTGCTGGGCGAAGGCGCGGGAGCCCTGATCTGTGAATCACGGGAACATGCCGAGGCTCGCGGCGCCACGATTTTTGGTGAAGTGATCGGCTACGGCACCAGCGCGACCGGGCCTGCCGCGGGTGATCGCCCATTGCAGGTCGCGATCGCCAACGCAATCCTCGCCGCAATGCGTTCCGCCAAAACGGCCGGGCACGGCGAAACACCGGTCGGACACATTCACGCACACGGGCTGGGTGACGTTGACTTGGATCGAGACGAAGCGGAAGCGATCAACGAGATCTTCGGTGACGTCGCGTCCCAGCCTCCCGTCACGACGGCCAAAGGCCACATCGGCAACCTGGGCGCCGGCGGCGGGATGGTGGAAATCATCAGCAGCGTTCAATGCCTGGGCGGGGATCTATTCCCGATTCGGAACTTGGATCAACTCGCCAGCGAATGTTCGATCAATGCAGCCCAAGGAAACTCAGTCTCCGCTGGGGACAGCTTCATTAGCGTGAACGTGACACCTCAAGGCCAATCGTCGGCAGTGTGGATCCGCAAGGCGTAG
- a CDS encoding two-component system sensor histidine kinase NtrB gives MFDKHDGRGIRRFAIGLALLSLMAVSATAWVLSNVRREQQIVDRLIQHLPESDLQVANELSGDLSLQGSLSVLLVLNIVATAIAFAMVIRGYMSSERTLEDMRVLSSDILASMDAGVITTDRNAVVTSTNPSARELLDLDGDGTGMKLSDFEQEHSLLDSICTEISTFHQPIRDRDYCVERNGHTRTLRAGCTMLHSRKNEQLGMVFHVRDVTQKALIEARLRRMERYMGLGSLAAGLQHEIKNPLSALSLHIQLLCERIGQENDDAEVDELLDILNTEVSRINNVLDNFRNYASVTALGKQPVDVALLIEKLARLLRPQAEQQGIAVELQMPKEMLGTIPADASRLEQVFLNLALNAIAAMPDGGTLRFEINPQGKRLRIDIIDTGNGIPDEVRAEIFDPYFTTRQDGTGMGLAICDKFIRQHDGSIDVQSDSNGTTFTVQLPMD, from the coding sequence ATGTTTGACAAGCATGATGGACGCGGCATTCGCCGGTTTGCAATTGGATTAGCGTTGTTAAGCCTGATGGCGGTCTCCGCAACCGCGTGGGTGTTGTCCAACGTTCGGCGAGAACAACAGATTGTTGATCGCCTCATTCAGCACTTGCCTGAAAGTGACTTACAGGTCGCCAACGAATTGTCCGGCGACCTAAGTCTGCAGGGCAGCCTGTCGGTCTTGTTGGTGCTTAATATCGTGGCAACGGCAATCGCCTTTGCCATGGTGATTCGTGGCTACATGAGCAGCGAAAGAACTCTCGAAGACATGCGTGTTTTGTCGTCCGACATCCTGGCCAGCATGGATGCGGGCGTCATCACCACCGACCGCAACGCTGTCGTGACCAGCACCAACCCCAGCGCCCGAGAACTTCTGGATTTAGATGGTGACGGCACCGGCATGAAGCTGTCTGATTTCGAGCAAGAGCATTCACTCCTGGATTCCATCTGCACCGAAATCAGTACCTTCCACCAACCCATTCGTGACCGTGATTACTGCGTCGAACGAAACGGCCACACACGCACCCTGCGTGCGGGCTGCACGATGCTACACAGTCGCAAAAACGAACAACTTGGGATGGTTTTTCACGTTCGTGACGTGACTCAAAAAGCATTGATCGAAGCACGCCTGCGGCGGATGGAACGCTACATGGGTCTCGGCTCGCTCGCGGCGGGACTGCAACACGAAATCAAAAATCCGCTAAGCGCCCTGTCACTGCATATCCAACTCCTGTGCGAACGAATTGGCCAGGAAAACGACGATGCCGAGGTCGACGAACTGCTCGACATTCTCAATACGGAAGTGTCCCGGATTAACAATGTGCTGGACAACTTCCGCAACTATGCGTCGGTGACCGCCCTGGGAAAACAGCCCGTTGATGTGGCGCTGCTAATCGAAAAGCTAGCGCGTCTGTTGCGACCGCAAGCTGAACAACAGGGTATCGCTGTCGAACTGCAGATGCCCAAAGAGATGCTGGGAACGATCCCGGCGGATGCCAGTCGGCTAGAACAGGTGTTTCTAAATCTAGCACTCAACGCGATCGCGGCGATGCCCGACGGTGGCACGCTGCGATTTGAAATTAACCCGCAGGGCAAAAGACTTCGGATCGATATCATCGACACGGGCAACGGGATCCCCGATGAAGTGCGTGCAGAGATCTTCGATCCCTACTTCACGACCCGACAAGACGGCACGGGCATGGGGTTAGCGATTTGCGATAAGTTCATCCGACAACATGACGGCAGCATCGACGTCCAAAGTGATTCCAACGGCACAACCTTCACCGTTCAATTGCCGATGGACTGA
- a CDS encoding DUF502 domain-containing protein, with protein sequence MTDSSASHGPSAEETATDPTEAPKRHGSGGVRHALLRGLGVVLPPLLTIVVLIWAWNAIENYVLRPVETGIRGALVWGLADIQDSVPPSAVRTESPAHENNGQGSRGFKGFAYNGLSYVPDPTGRRYLPGYVVKEVDDRIDAFGPTAVPPGTAAAYWDRYVQLQYMPRSIVVPVFLILFLSLLYFLGRLFTGGIGRWVLSTFDATILRIPIVNKVYGSVKQITDFAFDDRQIEFNRVVAIQYPREGIWSLGFVTGNSMKEISEAAGEPMLSVLMPTSPMPMTGFTVTVRRSEAIDLDLTIDEAIQFVVSCGVVVPPQQRFVSPPESTSPKPAPGAAIGPAGMTSVANTVK encoded by the coding sequence ATGACCGACTCATCTGCATCGCACGGTCCCTCCGCTGAAGAAACGGCGACCGACCCAACCGAAGCTCCGAAGCGTCACGGTAGTGGCGGTGTCCGGCACGCGTTGTTGCGCGGCCTCGGCGTCGTGCTGCCACCATTGTTGACGATTGTGGTGTTGATTTGGGCCTGGAACGCGATCGAGAACTACGTGTTGCGTCCGGTGGAAACCGGAATTCGTGGCGCGTTGGTTTGGGGCTTGGCCGATATCCAAGATTCGGTGCCACCGAGTGCGGTTCGCACGGAATCGCCTGCTCACGAAAACAATGGTCAAGGCAGCCGCGGCTTCAAAGGTTTTGCCTACAACGGCCTGTCGTACGTTCCTGATCCGACCGGGCGGCGGTACTTGCCAGGTTATGTCGTCAAAGAAGTCGATGACCGAATCGATGCCTTCGGTCCGACGGCGGTGCCCCCAGGGACCGCAGCGGCGTATTGGGATCGTTACGTCCAATTGCAATACATGCCGCGATCGATCGTGGTGCCGGTCTTTTTGATCCTGTTTTTGTCGCTCCTGTATTTCTTGGGACGACTCTTCACCGGCGGGATCGGACGTTGGGTGCTTAGCACGTTCGACGCGACGATTTTGCGAATCCCGATCGTGAACAAGGTCTACGGAAGCGTCAAACAAATCACCGACTTCGCTTTCGATGATCGACAAATCGAGTTCAACCGTGTGGTCGCGATTCAGTATCCACGCGAAGGAATCTGGTCGCTCGGGTTCGTAACGGGCAATTCGATGAAAGAAATCTCGGAGGCGGCTGGTGAGCCGATGTTGAGCGTGTTGATGCCGACCAGTCCGATGCCGATGACGGGCTTTACCGTGACGGTTCGGCGTAGTGAGGCGATCGACTTGGACTTGACCATCGACGAAGCAATTCAGTTTGTCGTCAGTTGTGGTGTGGTTGTCCCACCACAACAACGCTTCGTTTCGCCGCCTGAATCAACGTCGCCCAAACCAGCTCCTGGCGCTGCGATCGGTCCCGCGGGAATGACCAGCGTCGCCAACACCGTTAAGTAG
- a CDS encoding ComF family protein: MSASPTPQTPVNPPNVVKSAPDESASQSAGPGPQKVSRVWRRYWDAFSAVLFPPCCSLCGEPVIELFDPSAKQSSSAVNSGLTERAAAEWDQVDLRHEMHGRVRVFCRSCDAAISESRPMMQTACDACGWPIVQPRPDEVHANAGHPSPSALPCPRCSRLEKPFGFQRITPLYRYRGVVSDVVVLAKYPANATATRELAQRLAVAAGSRWPDLRLDAAYAEAGTDLTVPLVTHVPSPRGRQAHRGGSGTRLLARFFAKELGWVHADLLRTTRPMVKQAWLEDEQRRENVQDAFAIRIPWPWRTLGRSRLTPETLLQGREIILIDDVMTTGATANEISRVLLEAGAKRVSLAVVALAMREH, from the coding sequence ATGTCTGCTTCACCCACGCCCCAAACGCCAGTTAATCCACCCAACGTGGTGAAGTCGGCGCCCGACGAATCGGCATCTCAATCCGCTGGACCGGGACCCCAAAAGGTGAGTCGAGTCTGGAGGCGGTACTGGGATGCGTTTTCGGCGGTACTTTTTCCGCCCTGCTGCTCGTTATGCGGTGAACCGGTGATCGAATTGTTTGATCCATCCGCCAAACAATCATCCAGTGCTGTCAACTCTGGCTTGACTGAGCGGGCGGCAGCGGAGTGGGACCAAGTTGATCTCAGACACGAAATGCATGGCCGAGTGCGAGTCTTTTGCCGCAGTTGCGATGCAGCGATCTCGGAATCTCGCCCGATGATGCAGACCGCTTGTGATGCGTGCGGATGGCCGATCGTGCAACCGCGACCGGACGAAGTACACGCCAACGCGGGTCATCCCTCGCCGTCAGCATTGCCGTGTCCGCGATGTTCTCGGCTGGAGAAACCCTTCGGTTTTCAACGAATTACGCCGCTTTATCGATATCGTGGCGTCGTTTCCGATGTGGTGGTCTTGGCCAAATATCCTGCCAATGCGACGGCGACCCGGGAACTGGCACAGCGTTTGGCGGTTGCCGCCGGTTCCAGGTGGCCGGATCTCAGGCTGGATGCCGCGTATGCAGAGGCGGGTACCGATCTCACGGTTCCGCTGGTGACGCATGTCCCGAGCCCGCGAGGCCGGCAGGCTCACCGCGGCGGCAGTGGCACGCGGCTTTTAGCTCGCTTCTTTGCGAAAGAGCTCGGATGGGTCCACGCGGATTTACTGCGGACGACGCGCCCCATGGTCAAGCAAGCTTGGTTGGAAGACGAACAGCGACGCGAAAACGTCCAGGATGCGTTTGCGATTCGGATTCCGTGGCCGTGGCGGACGCTGGGCCGTTCCCGGCTGACCCCGGAGACATTGCTGCAGGGCCGGGAGATCATTTTGATTGACGATGTGATGACAACCGGGGCGACCGCGAACGAGATTTCTCGGGTGTTACTGGAGGCGGGCGCCAAACGCGTCTCGCTGGCCGTGGTCGCTCTTGCCATGCGTGAGCACTGA
- a CDS encoding RNA polymerase sigma factor — MTITNTNTLTRPVSNVIKPHVSLDHLTVAQLVALAQKGDRDAMGELFERYQPTIVALAMRRVRNAHEAEELAQDVFIQAMQKVDQLRVPEAFGGWLRQIVHRMAINRVTRGRLSVACDPETLEATCADDASPDDVAQDREQADAVRMGLTRLGAMDQQTLRAFYLQGQTLIEMSDRFEAPVGTIKRRLHTARKRLAETMKNDFPATVPMPTRAMDIAVCQAV, encoded by the coding sequence ATGACGATCACCAATACCAACACGCTCACTCGTCCCGTCTCGAACGTGATCAAGCCGCATGTCAGCTTGGATCATTTGACCGTCGCTCAATTGGTCGCGCTCGCTCAAAAAGGCGACCGCGATGCCATGGGCGAACTGTTCGAACGATACCAGCCCACCATTGTTGCGCTCGCGATGCGCCGCGTCCGAAACGCTCACGAAGCCGAAGAACTCGCTCAAGACGTCTTCATCCAAGCGATGCAAAAGGTCGATCAATTGCGAGTCCCCGAGGCCTTCGGTGGTTGGTTGCGTCAAATCGTGCACCGCATGGCAATTAACCGTGTCACGCGAGGTCGATTGTCGGTCGCATGTGATCCGGAAACGTTGGAAGCGACTTGCGCCGATGACGCTTCACCCGATGACGTTGCCCAAGATCGTGAACAAGCCGATGCGGTTCGCATGGGTTTGACACGACTCGGTGCCATGGATCAACAAACCTTGCGAGCGTTCTACTTGCAAGGACAAACGTTGATCGAAATGAGTGATCGCTTCGAAGCACCCGTGGGAACGATCAAGCGTCGTTTGCACACCGCCCGAAAGCGATTGGCTGAAACAATGAAGAACGACTTCCCCGCCACGGTTCCCATGCCGACTCGGGCAATGGACATCGCGGTGTGCCAAGCCGTTTGA